One Campylobacter lari DNA segment encodes these proteins:
- the ligA gene encoding NAD-dependent DNA ligase LigA codes for MTYQEYLEKVKLAKEWMRAYYEDDEPLASDEEYDKLIRELKAFETLHQEKISKDSPTQNIAPTIQSEFHKLAHSAKMWSMEDVFDEAELRAWAKRAKCEFNFFIEPKFDGASLNLTYENGILISGATRGDGEVGEDITLNVKEISNIPQKIPYKDKIEIRGEVVILKEDFEKINEKRAKDGLSLFANPRNAASGSLRQLDTSITKERNLKFYPWGVGENSLEFSKHSEVMEFVRSLGFLKDDFVFCVKTLDEVLEKYHELLEKRDQKPMMMDGMVVRVDDLAHCKLLGYTVKFPKFMAAFKFPALEKTTTLLGVNLQVGRSGVITPVAVLEPVNLDGVVVKSATLHNFDEIARLGVMIGDSVSVIRSGDVIPKITKVFTQRRDGLESKITKPTLCPECFSELLDEGAFLKCQNLDCKARLVNSIIHFVSKKCLNIDGLGENIVELLFKEGKITNIESIFFLKYSDFEGLEGFKEKKINNLLSAIENAKKCSLSRFITALGIEHIGEVAAKKLAQSFGFEWFMQSYEAYANLEGFGEQMAKSLEEFTHVNANRIKHFYEILHLEDEKKELIINENISNKTFVITGTLSKSRDHFKELIESFGAKVSSSVSKKTDFVLYGSEAGSKLEKAQSLGVKCIDEPEFNALLGGADEV; via the coding sequence ATGACTTATCAAGAGTATTTAGAAAAGGTAAAATTAGCAAAAGAATGGATGAGGGCTTATTATGAAGATGATGAGCCTTTAGCGAGTGATGAAGAATACGATAAACTTATAAGAGAGTTAAAAGCATTTGAAACGCTTCATCAAGAAAAGATTTCTAAAGATTCTCCTACGCAAAATATCGCCCCGACTATACAAAGTGAGTTTCATAAACTTGCACATAGTGCAAAAATGTGGTCTATGGAAGATGTTTTTGATGAAGCTGAACTTAGAGCTTGGGCAAAAAGAGCTAAATGTGAGTTTAATTTTTTCATAGAACCTAAATTTGATGGAGCAAGTTTAAATCTTACTTATGAAAATGGTATTTTAATCAGCGGTGCTACAAGGGGCGATGGAGAAGTAGGCGAGGATATTACTTTAAATGTAAAAGAAATATCAAACATACCTCAAAAAATTCCTTATAAAGACAAGATAGAAATTCGTGGCGAAGTGGTAATTTTAAAAGAAGATTTTGAAAAAATCAATGAAAAAAGAGCTAAAGATGGTTTAAGTTTATTTGCAAATCCACGCAACGCAGCAAGTGGCTCTTTAAGACAGCTTGATACAAGCATTACAAAAGAAAGAAATTTAAAATTTTATCCTTGGGGAGTGGGGGAGAATTCTTTAGAATTTAGCAAGCACTCTGAAGTGATGGAGTTTGTAAGAAGTCTTGGTTTTTTAAAAGATGATTTTGTTTTTTGTGTGAAAACTTTAGATGAGGTTTTGGAAAAATATCATGAGCTTTTAGAAAAAAGAGATCAAAAGCCTATGATGATGGATGGTATGGTTGTAAGGGTAGATGATTTAGCTCATTGTAAGCTTTTGGGTTATACTGTGAAATTTCCAAAATTTATGGCTGCATTTAAATTTCCCGCTTTGGAAAAAACTACAACCTTGCTTGGGGTTAATTTACAAGTTGGAAGAAGCGGAGTGATCACTCCTGTGGCAGTGCTAGAACCTGTAAATTTAGATGGGGTTGTAGTAAAGTCTGCAACCTTGCATAATTTTGATGAGATAGCTAGACTTGGAGTGATGATAGGTGATAGTGTAAGTGTGATAAGAAGTGGCGATGTGATACCTAAAATCACTAAAGTTTTTACCCAAAGGCGTGATGGTTTAGAAAGTAAGATTACTAAACCAACTCTTTGTCCTGAGTGTTTTAGTGAGCTTTTAGATGAGGGTGCTTTTTTAAAATGCCAAAACTTAGACTGCAAGGCAAGACTTGTAAATTCCATTATACATTTTGTATCTAAAAAGTGTTTAAATATAGACGGCCTTGGAGAAAATATCGTCGAGCTTTTATTTAAAGAAGGAAAAATCACTAATATAGAAAGTATATTTTTCTTAAAATACAGCGATTTTGAAGGCTTGGAAGGCTTTAAAGAGAAAAAAATCAATAATCTTTTAAGCGCCATTGAAAATGCAAAAAAATGCTCTTTATCAAGGTTTATCACTGCTTTGGGTATAGAGCATATTGGAGAAGTGGCAGCTAAAAAGCTAGCACAATCCTTTGGCTTTGAATGGTTTATGCAAAGCTATGAAGCTTATGCAAATTTAGAAGGCTTTGGTGAGCAAATGGCTAAAAGCTTAGAAGAATTTACCCATGTCAATGCAAATCGTATTAAACATTTTTACGAAATTTTGCATTTAGAGGATGAGAAAAAAGAGCTTATTATAAATGAAAATATTTCTAATAAAACCTTTGTTATCACAGGTACTTTAAGCAAATCACGCGATCATTTTAAAGAACTAATCGAAAGCTTTGGAGCAAAAGTAAGCTCAAGCGTATCTAAAAAAACCGACTTTGTATTATATGGAAGCGAAGCAGGCTCAAAGCTTGAAAAGGCTCAAAGTTTAGGGGTTAAATGTATTGATGAGCCTGAGTTTAATGCTCTTTTAGGCGGTGCTGATGAGGTTTGA
- the tlyA gene encoding 23S rRNA (cytidine-2'-O)-methyltransferase TlyA — MRFDVFVSAKLNISRNKACELIENKQILLNGEFKKTSFKITCQNPLEDESLKLTLLEELFVSRAAFKLKHFLQEHVFVIKDKICLDIGSSTGGFVQILHQNNAKHITALDVGSNQLHESLRNLENIQICENTDLREFKSEILYDVITCDVSFISLTHLIYHIDKLAKDLIILLFKPQFEVGKNAKRDKNGVVKDAKTIKAAKESFEKACAKLGWILQVSQESHLKGKEGNVEFFYAYRKN, encoded by the coding sequence ATGAGGTTTGATGTTTTTGTAAGTGCAAAATTAAACATTTCTCGTAATAAAGCTTGCGAGCTTATAGAAAACAAACAAATTTTACTCAATGGCGAGTTTAAAAAAACCTCTTTTAAAATCACTTGCCAAAATCCTTTAGAAGATGAGAGTTTAAAACTCACGCTTTTAGAAGAGCTTTTTGTAAGCAGAGCTGCTTTTAAGCTCAAGCATTTTTTACAGGAGCATGTATTTGTTATAAAAGATAAAATTTGTTTGGATATAGGCTCATCAACTGGAGGCTTTGTGCAAATTTTACATCAAAATAATGCTAAACACATTACAGCTTTAGATGTAGGTTCTAACCAACTTCATGAAAGCTTAAGAAATTTAGAAAATATCCAAATTTGTGAAAATACTGATTTGCGTGAGTTTAAAAGTGAAATTTTATATGATGTTATCACTTGTGATGTGAGTTTTATCTCTTTAACGCATTTGATTTATCATATAGATAAACTTGCTAAAGATCTTATCATCTTGCTTTTTAAACCTCAATTTGAAGTAGGTAAAAATGCTAAACGCGATAAAAATGGAGTTGTAAAAGATGCTAAAACTATTAAAGCTGCCAAAGAAAGTTTTGAAAAAGCTTGTGCAAAGCTTGGCTGGATCTTACAAGTAAGTCAAGAGTCGCACTTAAAAGGAAAAGAAGGTAATGTTGAGTTTTTCTACGCCTATAGAAAAAACTAA